One stretch of Paenibacillus sp. AN1007 DNA includes these proteins:
- a CDS encoding DUF1835 domain-containing protein — protein MIKSVFDFDNELHQMNEEELRSLLRELYLRTDMALHDKSGEAHYTQFAERQQQLFSRLHEERKLQKAGRPLPDLQHAQEIHIAIGESPLGSIKVALGKFPGRESRRFFSLNDYYGIGPLGDLTDACALQRRHLWLLERLHLTEHGSYLLQGLEQLRHLESFMSSIGEEIKVMIWYANNGHERTGLLYALHLLRHRQNPIKLIDTTALYSVLFEGSERHVLHLGELTSDQLSMMWEHRGNADPLSSEQRNLLEQEWLELAAQPGTLRMWKDDAVCSVPEDSLDEFIMEQVAKLTAERTTGEFINTARVVGEVLGSLPQAVGDSFIEYRVRQLILQGKLDMEGSPRAMRFYRVRMTGTV, from the coding sequence ATGATTAAAAGTGTCTTTGATTTTGATAACGAACTGCATCAGATGAATGAGGAAGAGCTGAGATCGCTGCTGCGCGAGCTTTATCTGCGAACAGATATGGCGCTGCATGACAAGAGCGGAGAAGCGCATTACACGCAGTTTGCAGAGAGACAGCAGCAGTTGTTCAGCCGCCTGCATGAAGAGCGAAAGCTGCAAAAGGCGGGACGCCCACTGCCCGATCTGCAGCATGCACAGGAAATTCATATTGCTATTGGTGAATCGCCTCTGGGAAGTATCAAAGTAGCCTTGGGAAAATTCCCGGGTCGGGAAAGTCGCCGTTTTTTTTCACTGAATGATTATTATGGCATCGGTCCATTGGGAGATTTGACAGACGCATGCGCGCTGCAGCGAAGGCACTTATGGCTGCTGGAACGGCTTCACCTGACAGAGCATGGAAGTTATCTCCTGCAGGGTCTGGAGCAGCTGCGGCATTTAGAATCATTTATGAGTTCAATTGGTGAAGAGATCAAGGTCATGATCTGGTATGCAAACAATGGTCATGAACGAACCGGCCTGCTCTATGCTCTTCATCTGCTGCGTCATCGTCAAAATCCGATTAAACTAATCGATACCACAGCGCTGTACTCCGTTCTGTTTGAAGGTTCTGAACGGCATGTCCTCCACTTGGGTGAGCTGACGTCCGATCAGCTGTCCATGATGTGGGAGCACAGAGGGAATGCCGATCCGTTATCATCAGAGCAGCGGAACCTTCTGGAGCAGGAGTGGTTGGAACTGGCCGCACAGCCCGGAACACTGAGAATGTGGAAAGACGATGCGGTTTGCAGCGTGCCTGAGGACAGTCTTGATGAATTCATTATGGAACAGGTAGCAAAACTTACTGCCGAACGGACAACAGGTGAATTCATCAATACAGCTCGTGTTGTGGGAGAAGTGCTGGGCAGCCTGCCTCAGGCTGTCGGTGATTCCTTTATTGAATATCGGGTGCGTCAGCTTATACTTCAGGGCAAGCTCGACATGGAAGGCAGCCCTCGTGCCATGCGTTTCTATCGTGTCCGAATGACAGGCACAGTCTAG
- a CDS encoding cupin domain-containing protein: MSDPKPNYNEIQRMHFQDDGVIPNHPVLPVLLYKGVWRIEPAHAASRLNRNGWGNSWINGVFDYHHYHSNAHEALAVVSGFVKLIIGGEQGKKVYLESGDVVVLPAGTGHKRLEASSDFRIAGAYPGGMSYNTRTGEEGERPNVLREIQEVPLPETDPVYGKDGPLTKLWQNYSV; this comes from the coding sequence ATGAGTGATCCAAAACCCAATTACAACGAGATTCAACGTATGCATTTTCAAGATGATGGGGTTATTCCAAACCATCCAGTTCTGCCTGTGCTTTTATACAAAGGGGTTTGGCGTATCGAGCCTGCCCATGCTGCATCCCGCTTGAATCGCAACGGCTGGGGCAACAGCTGGATCAACGGTGTATTTGATTATCATCATTATCACAGCAATGCCCATGAGGCTCTTGCCGTAGTGAGTGGATTTGTGAAGTTGATTATTGGCGGTGAGCAAGGAAAGAAAGTTTATCTGGAGAGCGGAGATGTCGTTGTACTGCCTGCCGGAACCGGCCATAAACGTCTGGAGGCCAGTTCCGATTTTCGAATCGCCGGCGCCTATCCCGGAGGGATGAGTTACAACACACGTACAGGGGAAGAAGGGGAGCGCCCAAACGTGCTGCGAGAGATTCAAGAGGTTCCACTGCCGGAGACAGACCCGGTGTATGGAAAAGATGGACCGTTAACGAAGCTGTGGCAAAATTATAGTGTCTAA
- a CDS encoding NAD-dependent epimerase/dehydratase family protein: protein MNIVVTGASGFVGFHLSQYLAQKGHQITLLDQDDYCQRLVHLSPLHDMPYIQCNLAEDSLHLPHNTDYIIHLAAMPHVDYSYHHPAEVFRNNTLSTQAVLQYAADRNIPLLLASSVEVYGGEWGRVYSESDPYAPVSPYSASKAACEMLAHSYAQCYQLPVNIFRLTNLYGPWQLPDRIIPRNFGRMLDGLPLDIQGSAVRDFLYIDDAVRAIEQIMIRSQDGQTYNISTGIGTTMQEIGMLLEPLDQSAAAKVIREQEPTQSRGSSLVVHSGKLRAAFGWYPKTTLEQGLEKTFRWYQEHADWVRLFSREYHTTRESRSFIIDMARYSVPAM from the coding sequence GTGAACATTGTGGTAACCGGAGCTTCTGGATTCGTTGGATTTCATCTTTCGCAGTATTTGGCACAAAAGGGGCATCAGATCACCCTGCTGGATCAGGACGACTATTGTCAGAGACTTGTTCACCTCTCACCACTGCATGACATGCCTTATATCCAGTGCAACCTTGCTGAGGACAGCCTCCATCTGCCCCACAACACGGATTACATCATTCATCTTGCTGCTATGCCTCACGTCGACTATTCATATCATCATCCCGCAGAGGTGTTCCGCAATAATACACTCAGCACACAAGCGGTCCTGCAGTATGCTGCAGACCGTAACATTCCTCTTTTACTAGCTTCATCCGTTGAGGTGTATGGCGGTGAATGGGGCAGGGTTTACAGCGAGTCTGATCCTTATGCGCCTGTCTCCCCATATTCAGCTTCGAAAGCAGCCTGCGAGATGTTGGCACATTCTTATGCTCAATGTTATCAGCTTCCAGTGAACATATTTCGTTTAACCAACCTGTATGGGCCATGGCAGCTGCCTGACCGTATTATTCCGCGCAACTTTGGACGGATGCTGGATGGACTGCCGCTCGATATTCAAGGGTCAGCTGTTCGGGACTTTCTGTATATTGATGATGCTGTGCGCGCAATAGAGCAGATTATGATCCGCAGTCAAGACGGACAGACCTATAACATTTCTACCGGAATCGGAACAACGATGCAGGAGATTGGCATGCTGCTGGAGCCGCTGGATCAATCTGCTGCTGCAAAAGTGATACGGGAACAGGAGCCCACGCAATCCAGAGGTTCAAGCCTCGTTGTTCATTCAGGCAAGCTGCGTGCAGCGTTTGGCTGGTATCCAAAGACTACACTGGAGCAGGGACTGGAGAAAACGTTCCGGTGGTATCAGGAGCATGCCGACTGGGTCAGGCTGTTCAGCAGGGAATATCACACAACGCGTGAAAGCCGCAGCTTTATTATTGATATGGCGCGTTACTCGGTACCTGCGATGTAA
- a CDS encoding CsbD family protein, with product MSNSTGDKIKAGINKAKGEVKDQVGNATNNKSLQAEGKMDKAKGAVQDKVADVKKHHE from the coding sequence ATGAGTAATTCAACTGGCGATAAAATTAAAGCAGGCATTAACAAAGCCAAAGGCGAAGTGAAGGATCAAGTCGGTAACGCAACGAACAATAAGTCCCTTCAGGCTGAGGGTAAAATGGATAAGGCCAAAGGGGCCGTTCAAGATAAAGTGGCCGATGTGAAAAAACATCACGAATAA